The following coding sequences are from one Oryzisolibacter sp. LB2S window:
- a CDS encoding tripartite tricarboxylate transporter substrate binding protein, protein MPHAPLSLPRRALLLAALLPSPAVHAQEAWPTRTVRLIVPYAAGGFADTRARKIADALGKVLGQPVIVDNRGGAGGVTGTDVIAKATDGHTFGFGSPAPLVTNPMLMKKMPYDAEKAFKPIILIEEAPLFLTIAPNQSFKSVKELVDFARANPGKLSYGSSGVGGAHHLSAELLAYDTRTEMTHVPYKGGALAATDLMGGHLAFMFEMGYAALPSIQAGKIRALAVSSKKRLKVLPDVPTLDEAGIKGFESYNWLGMIAPASTPDAVIARLNQAVNEALKQSDIRQMIEGSGGIVAGGTPEAYGKFIAQERAKWGPIIKNAKITLE, encoded by the coding sequence ATGCCCCACGCACCCTTGTCCCTGCCCCGCCGTGCCCTGCTGCTCGCGGCGCTGCTCCCCAGCCCGGCCGTACACGCGCAGGAGGCCTGGCCCACCCGAACCGTCAGGCTCATCGTGCCCTATGCGGCCGGCGGCTTTGCCGACACGCGTGCGCGCAAGATTGCCGATGCGCTGGGCAAGGTGCTGGGCCAGCCGGTCATCGTGGACAACCGTGGCGGCGCCGGCGGCGTGACCGGCACCGACGTGATCGCCAAGGCCACGGACGGCCATACCTTCGGCTTTGGCTCGCCCGCGCCGCTGGTCACCAACCCCATGCTGATGAAGAAGATGCCCTACGACGCCGAGAAGGCGTTCAAGCCCATCATCCTCATCGAGGAGGCGCCGCTGTTTCTCACCATCGCACCCAATCAGAGCTTCAAGAGCGTCAAGGAACTCGTGGACTTCGCACGCGCCAATCCGGGCAAGCTCAGCTACGGCTCCTCGGGCGTGGGCGGCGCGCATCACCTCTCGGCCGAGCTGCTGGCCTACGACACCAGGACCGAGATGACCCACGTGCCCTACAAGGGTGGGGCGCTGGCGGCCACCGACCTCATGGGCGGGCACCTGGCCTTCATGTTCGAGATGGGCTACGCGGCGCTGCCCTCGATCCAGGCCGGCAAGATCCGCGCGCTGGCCGTCTCGAGCAAGAAGCGCCTGAAGGTGCTGCCCGACGTGCCCACGCTGGACGAGGCCGGCATCAAGGGCTTCGAGTCGTACAACTGGCTGGGCATGATCGCGCCCGCGAGCACGCCCGACGCCGTGATCGCAAGGCTCAACCAGGCCGTCAACGAGGCGCTCAAGCAGAGCGACATCCGCCAGATGATCGAGGGCAGCGGCGGCATCGTCGCCGGTGGCACGCCCGAGGCCTACGGCAAGTTCATCGCCCAGGAACGGGCCAAGTGGGGCCCGATCATCAAGAACGCCAAAATCACGCTCGAGTGA
- the pntB gene encoding Re/Si-specific NAD(P)(+) transhydrogenase subunit beta: MSQSLATVAYLGAAILFIMSLGGLSNPETSRRGNWLGIIGMTLAVLATVFGPRVTAAGYAWIVGALVVGGGIGLYAARIVKMTQMPELVALMHSLVGLAACLVGFASYVDTSVQFTGAEKTIHEVEIYVGILIGAVTFSGSLIAFGKLAGRIGGKPLLLPARHWLNLAALLVVIWFGREFLAAHDVQAGMLPLIVMTVIALLFGIHMVMAIGGADMPVVVSMLNSYSGWAAAATGFMLSNDLLIVTGALVGSSGAILSYIMCNAMNRNFISVIAGGFGSGGGAPAKKGDAAEPQGEVVPIGSQETAEMLREAKRVIIVPGYGMAVAQAQHTVYEITQTLREKGVEVHFAIHPVAGRMPGHMNVLLAEAKVPYDIVMEMDEINEEFPEADVAMVIGANDIVNPSAMEDPNSPIAGMPVLEVWKARHSIVMKRSMASGYAGVDNPLFYKENNRMLFGDAKKMLDEVLTALKL; encoded by the coding sequence ATGTCGCAAAGCCTTGCAACGGTGGCCTATCTGGGGGCCGCCATACTTTTCATCATGAGCCTGGGGGGCTTGTCCAACCCGGAAACCTCGCGCCGGGGCAACTGGCTGGGCATCATCGGCATGACGCTGGCGGTGCTGGCCACCGTCTTCGGCCCCCGCGTCACCGCCGCCGGCTACGCCTGGATCGTGGGCGCACTGGTGGTCGGCGGCGGCATTGGCCTGTACGCCGCCCGCATCGTGAAGATGACGCAGATGCCCGAACTCGTGGCCCTCATGCACAGCCTGGTGGGTCTGGCGGCCTGCCTCGTGGGCTTTGCCAGCTATGTCGACACCTCGGTGCAGTTCACCGGGGCGGAAAAGACCATCCACGAGGTGGAGATCTACGTCGGCATTCTGATCGGCGCGGTCACCTTCTCGGGCTCGCTGATCGCTTTCGGCAAGCTGGCCGGGCGCATCGGCGGCAAGCCGCTGCTGCTGCCCGCGCGTCACTGGCTCAACCTGGCCGCGCTGCTGGTCGTGATCTGGTTCGGCCGTGAATTCCTGGCCGCCCATGACGTGCAGGCCGGCATGCTGCCGCTCATCGTGATGACGGTGATCGCGCTGTTGTTCGGCATCCACATGGTCATGGCCATCGGCGGTGCCGACATGCCGGTGGTGGTCTCCATGCTCAACAGCTACTCGGGCTGGGCGGCCGCGGCCACGGGTTTCATGCTCAGCAACGACCTGCTCATCGTCACCGGTGCGCTCGTGGGCTCCTCGGGTGCCATCCTGTCCTACATCATGTGCAACGCCATGAACCGCAACTTCATCAGCGTGATCGCTGGCGGTTTCGGCTCGGGCGGCGGCGCGCCGGCCAAGAAGGGTGACGCCGCCGAGCCGCAGGGCGAGGTCGTGCCGATCGGCAGTCAGGAGACGGCCGAGATGCTGCGCGAGGCCAAGCGCGTGATCATCGTGCCCGGCTATGGCATGGCCGTGGCCCAGGCGCAGCACACGGTGTACGAGATCACCCAGACGCTGCGCGAGAAGGGCGTGGAGGTGCACTTCGCCATCCACCCCGTGGCCGGCCGCATGCCCGGCCACATGAACGTGCTGCTGGCCGAGGCCAAGGTGCCCTACGACATCGTGATGGAGATGGACGAGATCAACGAGGAGTTTCCCGAGGCCGACGTGGCGATGGTCATTGGCGCCAACGACATCGTCAACCCGAGCGCCATGGAGGACCCGAACAGCCCCATCGCCGGCATGCCGGTGCTCGAGGTCTGGAAGGCGCGCCACTCCATCGTCATGAAGCGCTCCATGGCCTCGGGCTACGCGGGCGTGGACAACCCGCTGTTCTACAAGGAGAACAACCGCATGCTGTTTGGCGACGCGAAGAAGATGCTTGACGAGGTGCTGACCGCGCTCAAACTCTGA
- the fba gene encoding class II fructose-bisphosphate aldolase (catalyzes the reversible aldol condensation of dihydroxyacetonephosphate and glyceraldehyde 3-phosphate in the Calvin cycle, glycolysis, and/or gluconeogenesis): MPLVSMRELLDHAADNGYGIPAFNVNNLEQVQAVMAAADEVGAPVILQASAGARKYAGESFIKYLIAAAAEAYPHIPLVMHQDHGTSPAVCQGALNLGFGSVMMDGSLREDGKTPADFDYNVRVTQEVVAMAHKVGATVEGELGCLGSLETGEAGEEDGIGAVGKLDHSQMLTDPEEAARFVQATQLDALAIAIGTSHGAYKFTRPPTGDVLAISRVKEIHARIPNTHLVMHGSSSVPQDLLDIINQFGGKMKQTYGVPVKEIQEAIKHGVRKINIDTDIRMAMTGAVRKFQYENPDKFDMREWMKPAREAAKAVCKQRYLEFGCEGQGAKIKGHTLEQMAARYVAGELRQLVN; encoded by the coding sequence ATGCCTCTCGTCTCGATGCGCGAACTGCTCGACCATGCCGCCGACAACGGCTATGGAATCCCCGCCTTCAACGTCAACAACCTGGAGCAGGTGCAGGCCGTGATGGCCGCCGCCGATGAGGTGGGCGCCCCCGTCATCCTGCAGGCCAGCGCCGGCGCGCGCAAATACGCCGGCGAGAGCTTCATCAAATACCTGATCGCCGCCGCCGCCGAGGCCTATCCGCACATTCCGCTGGTCATGCACCAGGACCACGGCACCAGCCCCGCCGTGTGCCAGGGCGCGCTGAACCTGGGCTTCGGCTCGGTGATGATGGACGGCAGCCTCAGGGAGGACGGCAAGACCCCGGCCGACTTCGACTACAACGTGCGCGTGACCCAGGAAGTGGTGGCCATGGCGCACAAGGTCGGCGCCACCGTCGAGGGCGAGCTCGGCTGTCTGGGGAGCCTGGAGACCGGCGAGGCCGGCGAGGAGGACGGCATCGGCGCGGTCGGCAAGCTCGACCACAGCCAGATGCTCACCGACCCCGAGGAGGCTGCGCGCTTCGTCCAGGCCACGCAGCTCGACGCCCTGGCCATCGCCATCGGCACCAGCCATGGCGCCTACAAGTTCACGCGCCCGCCCACGGGCGACGTGCTGGCCATCTCGCGCGTCAAGGAAATCCATGCGCGCATTCCCAACACCCACCTGGTGATGCATGGCTCATCGAGCGTGCCGCAGGACCTGCTGGACATCATCAACCAGTTCGGCGGCAAGATGAAGCAGACCTATGGCGTGCCGGTCAAGGAGATCCAGGAGGCCATCAAGCATGGCGTGCGCAAGATCAACATCGACACCGACATTCGCATGGCCATGACGGGCGCGGTGCGCAAGTTCCAGTATGAGAACCCGGACAAGTTCGACATGCGCGAATGGATGAAGCCCGCGCGCGAGGCCGCGAAGGCCGTGTGCAAGCAGCGCTACCTCGAGTTCGGCTGCGAAGGCCAGGGCGCCAAGATCAAGGGCCACACGCTCGAGCAGATGGCCGCGCGCTACGTCGCGGGCGAGTTGCGTCAGCTCGTGAACTGA
- the pyk gene encoding pyruvate kinase, producing MRSSRATKIVATLGPASSDPLLLERMIAAGVNVVRLNFSHGTARDHVERAAMVREASQRAGREVAIMADLQGPKIRVGKFAEGRVMLEAGQSFVLDASRTEPGDLQGVGLDYKELPRDVKPGDTLLLNDGLIVLKVDAVRGESVHTTVTIGGELSNNKGINKQGGGLTAPALTAKDMEDIKTAMSFQADYVAVSFPKNATDMEMARQLCNVAAAEFRHRPGLIAKIERAEAIPRLEEILRVSDGIMVARGDLAVEVGNAVVPALQKKMIRMARDMDKVVITATQMMESMITNPVPTRAEVSDVANAVLDGTDAVMLSAETAAGKYPLETVEEMAKICAVAEAAEDPDRDADFEGQTVGRVDQSVAMGALFTAHHLGAKAIVAMTDSGSTALWMSRHRIHIPIYALTPKIATQRRMAMFRNVRPLLMDTSADRDTALAQAESHLKMRNIVQQGDLYVITCGEPMGQPGGTNMLKICRAP from the coding sequence ATGCGAAGCAGCCGCGCCACCAAGATCGTCGCCACCCTGGGCCCCGCGTCCAGCGACCCGCTGCTGCTCGAGCGCATGATCGCCGCCGGCGTGAACGTGGTGCGGCTGAACTTCAGCCACGGCACGGCGCGTGACCATGTGGAGCGTGCCGCCATGGTGCGCGAGGCCTCCCAGCGCGCGGGCCGCGAGGTGGCCATCATGGCTGACCTGCAGGGCCCGAAGATCCGCGTGGGCAAGTTTGCCGAGGGGCGGGTGATGCTGGAGGCGGGCCAGTCCTTCGTGCTCGATGCCTCGCGTACCGAGCCCGGCGACCTGCAGGGCGTGGGCCTCGACTACAAGGAGCTGCCGCGCGACGTGAAGCCGGGCGACACGCTGCTGCTCAACGACGGCCTCATCGTGCTCAAGGTGGACGCGGTGCGCGGCGAGTCCGTGCACACCACGGTGACGATTGGCGGCGAGCTGTCCAACAACAAGGGCATCAACAAGCAGGGCGGCGGCCTCACGGCGCCGGCTCTCACGGCCAAGGACATGGAGGACATCAAGACCGCGATGAGCTTCCAGGCCGACTACGTGGCCGTGAGCTTCCCCAAGAACGCCACCGACATGGAGATGGCGCGCCAGCTGTGCAACGTGGCGGCGGCCGAGTTCCGCCACAGGCCCGGCCTGATCGCCAAGATAGAGCGCGCCGAGGCCATTCCGCGCCTGGAGGAAATCCTGCGCGTCTCCGACGGCATCATGGTCGCGCGCGGCGACCTGGCCGTGGAGGTGGGCAACGCCGTCGTGCCCGCGCTGCAGAAGAAGATGATCCGCATGGCGCGCGACATGGACAAGGTCGTGATCACCGCCACGCAGATGATGGAGAGCATGATCACCAACCCCGTGCCCACGCGTGCCGAGGTCAGCGACGTGGCCAACGCCGTGCTCGACGGCACCGACGCCGTGATGCTCAGCGCCGAGACCGCCGCCGGCAAATACCCGCTGGAGACGGTGGAGGAGATGGCCAAGATCTGCGCCGTGGCCGAGGCTGCCGAGGACCCAGACCGCGATGCCGACTTCGAGGGCCAGACCGTGGGCCGCGTCGACCAGTCGGTGGCCATGGGGGCGCTGTTCACGGCGCACCACCTGGGCGCCAAGGCCATCGTCGCCATGACCGACAGCGGCTCCACGGCACTGTGGATGAGCCGCCACCGCATCCACATCCCGATCTACGCGCTCACGCCCAAGATCGCCACGCAGCGGCGCATGGCCATGTTCCGCAACGTGCGCCCGCTGCTCATGGACACCAGCGCCGACCGCGACACGGCCCTGGCCCAGGCCGAGAGCCATCTGAAGATGCGCAACATCGTGCAGCAGGGCGACCTGTACGTGATCACCTGCGGCGAGCCCATGGGCCAGCCCGGCGGTACCAACATGCTCAAGATCTGCCGGGCACCGTGA
- a CDS encoding long-chain-fatty-acid--CoA ligase, whose product MSDRPWLAAYPQGVPADIDPTQYRSLVQLMEQAFRDYADRTAYSFMGKNISYAETDALSRQLAAYLQGLGLARGDRVALMMPNIPQYPIAVAAVLRAGFVVVNVNPLYTPRELEHQLKDSGAKAIVIVENFAATLQACIANTGVRHVVLCAMGDRMGFLKGMLVNYVVRNVKKLVPPYQLPGAVRFNDALAKGAGARLMQPELGPDDIALLQYTGGTTGVSKGAVLLHRNVIANVLQSEAWNSPVMSKIPAGEQPTAVCALPLYHIFAFTVNMMLFMRTGGKNILIPNPRDLPAVLKELSKHRFHSFPAVNTLFNGLANHPDFGKVDWSHLKVSVGGGMAVQAAVAQLWLKKTGCPICEGYGLSETSPSASCNPVTATEFSGTIGVPIPSTYMRILDDEGQDISASGRPGEIAIKGPQVMAGYWQRPDETAKVMTEDGYFKTGDVGIMDERGYFKIVDRKKDMVLVSGFNVYPNEVEDVVALIPGVLECAVVGVPDEKTGEAVKLVIVKKDPALTEEQVRDYCRTNLTGYKQPKIVEFRTELPKTPVGKILRRELRDKK is encoded by the coding sequence ATGAGTGATCGACCATGGTTGGCCGCCTATCCGCAGGGGGTTCCTGCCGACATTGACCCGACGCAGTACCGGTCGCTGGTGCAGCTCATGGAACAGGCGTTTCGCGACTACGCGGACCGCACGGCCTACAGCTTCATGGGCAAGAACATCAGCTACGCCGAGACCGATGCGCTGAGCCGGCAGCTGGCGGCCTATCTGCAGGGTCTGGGCCTGGCCCGTGGCGATCGCGTGGCGCTGATGATGCCCAACATCCCGCAGTACCCGATTGCCGTCGCCGCCGTGCTGCGCGCGGGCTTCGTGGTCGTCAACGTCAATCCGCTGTACACGCCGCGCGAGCTCGAGCATCAGCTCAAGGATTCGGGCGCCAAGGCCATCGTCATCGTCGAGAACTTCGCCGCCACGCTGCAGGCCTGCATCGCCAACACCGGCGTCAGGCATGTGGTGCTGTGCGCCATGGGCGACCGGATGGGCTTTCTCAAGGGCATGCTCGTCAACTACGTGGTGCGCAATGTCAAGAAGCTGGTGCCTCCCTACCAGCTGCCGGGCGCGGTGCGCTTCAACGACGCGCTGGCCAAGGGTGCGGGTGCGCGGCTCATGCAGCCCGAGCTCGGGCCGGATGACATCGCCCTGCTGCAGTACACGGGCGGCACCACGGGCGTCTCCAAGGGCGCCGTGCTGCTGCACCGCAACGTGATCGCCAACGTGCTGCAGTCCGAGGCCTGGAACTCGCCCGTCATGTCCAAGATACCGGCCGGCGAGCAGCCCACGGCCGTGTGCGCGCTGCCGCTCTATCACATCTTCGCCTTCACCGTGAACATGATGCTGTTCATGCGTACGGGCGGCAAGAACATCCTCATCCCCAACCCGCGCGACCTGCCCGCGGTGCTCAAGGAGCTGTCCAAGCACCGCTTCCACAGCTTTCCGGCCGTCAACACCCTGTTCAACGGCCTGGCCAACCACCCCGACTTCGGCAAGGTGGACTGGAGCCACCTCAAGGTGTCGGTGGGCGGCGGCATGGCCGTGCAGGCGGCCGTGGCGCAGCTGTGGCTCAAGAAGACCGGCTGCCCGATCTGCGAGGGCTATGGCCTGTCCGAGACCAGCCCCTCGGCCAGCTGCAACCCGGTCACGGCCACGGAGTTCTCGGGAACCATAGGCGTGCCGATCCCGAGCACGTACATGCGCATCCTCGACGACGAGGGGCAGGACATCTCCGCGAGCGGCAGGCCCGGCGAGATTGCCATCAAGGGCCCGCAGGTCATGGCCGGCTACTGGCAGCGCCCCGACGAAACCGCCAAGGTCATGACCGAGGACGGCTACTTCAAGACCGGCGACGTCGGCATCATGGATGAGCGCGGCTACTTCAAGATCGTCGACCGCAAGAAGGACATGGTGCTGGTCAGCGGCTTCAACGTCTATCCCAACGAGGTCGAGGACGTGGTGGCGCTGATCCCCGGCGTGCTCGAATGCGCCGTCGTCGGCGTGCCCGACGAGAAGACGGGCGAGGCCGTCAAGCTCGTCATCGTCAAGAAAGACCCGGCGCTCACCGAGGAGCAGGTGCGCGACTACTGCCGCACCAACCTCACGGGCTACAAGCAGCCCAAGATCGTCGAGTTCCGCACCGAGCTGCCCAAGACCCCCGTGGGCAAGATCCTGCGGCGCGAGCTGCGCGACAAAAAATAG
- the metE gene encoding 5-methyltetrahydropteroyltriglutamate--homocysteine S-methyltransferase — MTTIHNLGFPRIGARRELKFALESYWRGESSREELQTLGAQLRQRHWQAQAGLDLVPVGDFSFYDQVLDMSFLLGNLPERVRGFHGDALDNYFRVARGRSAATSDAWRLAKGSYGHGACCGGVAAGEMTKWFDTNYHYIVPEFCAGTEFKLDAARLLAQIAEAKAQGVRFKPVIVGPVTYLAIGKAKDDSNKLALLERLLPVYAELLDTLAAQGVEWVQIDEPILVTELDADWQHAFNTAYHQLKAAKVKILLATYFGQLQENAYLAANLPVDGLHVDAISDPGGVLPLLGLLPAHKVLSLGVINGRNIWKTDLSATLDWLDPIAQRLGERLWIAPSCSLLHVPVDLDSEQKLDPEVKSWLAFAQQKLGELRVLGKALRNGRDAVKAELAANAAALAARRASPRVHNPAVQVAVARIGADLGRRESAYAQRAAKQAAQLSLPAYPTTTIGSFPQTAEIRHARGEFKAGRLDRPAYQAAMRAEIARSVREQEKLGLDVLVHGEAERNDMVEYFGEQLEGYAFSQFGWVQSYGSRCVKPPILFGDISRQNNGTKAMTVEWTTYAQSLTHKPMKGMLTGPVTMLNWSFVRDDQPRSASCQQLALAIRDEVLDLEKAGIKIIQIDEAALREGLPLRRAQWQQYLDWAVEAFRISANGVRDETQIHTHMCYSEFNDIIASIAAMDADVVTIETSRSDMELLDAFEHFQYPNQIGPGVYDIHSPNIPTQEHIVQLMKKAAERIPAERLWINPDCGLKTRQWDEVIPALAHMVQAARALRAELAAHSEPRSVAEATC, encoded by the coding sequence ATGACCACCATCCACAACCTCGGCTTTCCGCGCATCGGCGCCCGGCGTGAACTGAAGTTCGCGCTGGAGTCCTACTGGCGGGGCGAGTCCTCGCGCGAAGAGCTGCAGACCCTGGGCGCGCAGCTGCGCCAGCGCCATTGGCAGGCGCAGGCCGGCCTGGATCTTGTGCCCGTGGGCGACTTCTCGTTCTACGATCAGGTGCTGGACATGAGCTTTCTGCTCGGCAACCTGCCCGAGCGCGTGCGGGGCTTTCACGGCGACGCGCTCGACAACTACTTCCGCGTCGCCCGTGGCCGCTCTGCGGCCACTTCCGACGCCTGGCGACTGGCTAAGGGCAGCTATGGCCACGGTGCCTGCTGCGGGGGCGTGGCCGCGGGCGAGATGACCAAGTGGTTCGACACCAACTACCACTACATCGTCCCGGAGTTCTGCGCCGGCACCGAATTCAAGCTCGACGCCGCGCGCCTGCTGGCGCAGATCGCAGAGGCGAAGGCTCAGGGCGTGCGCTTCAAACCCGTGATCGTCGGCCCGGTCACCTATCTCGCCATTGGCAAGGCCAAGGACGACTCGAACAAGCTGGCGCTGCTCGAGCGCCTGCTGCCGGTCTACGCCGAACTGCTCGACACCCTGGCCGCGCAGGGCGTGGAGTGGGTACAGATCGACGAACCCATCCTGGTGACCGAGCTCGACGCCGACTGGCAGCATGCCTTCAACACCGCCTACCACCAGCTCAAGGCGGCCAAGGTCAAGATCCTGCTGGCCACCTACTTCGGCCAGCTGCAGGAAAACGCCTACCTGGCGGCCAATCTGCCCGTGGACGGCCTGCATGTGGATGCCATCAGCGACCCCGGCGGCGTGCTGCCGCTGCTGGGCCTGCTGCCGGCGCACAAGGTGCTGTCGCTGGGCGTGATCAACGGCCGCAACATCTGGAAGACCGACCTGTCGGCCACGCTCGACTGGCTCGACCCCATTGCGCAGCGCCTGGGCGAGCGGCTGTGGATCGCGCCCTCGTGCTCGCTGCTGCACGTGCCGGTGGACCTGGACAGCGAGCAGAAGCTCGACCCCGAGGTCAAGTCCTGGCTCGCCTTCGCGCAGCAGAAGCTCGGCGAACTGCGCGTGCTGGGCAAGGCGCTGCGCAACGGGCGCGACGCGGTGAAGGCGGAACTGGCCGCCAACGCCGCCGCACTGGCCGCGCGCCGCGCCTCGCCGCGCGTGCACAACCCGGCGGTGCAGGTGGCCGTGGCGCGCATCGGCGCCGACCTGGGCCGGCGCGAGAGCGCCTACGCCCAGCGCGCGGCCAAGCAGGCGGCGCAGCTGTCGTTGCCGGCCTACCCCACGACCACCATAGGCTCCTTCCCGCAGACCGCGGAGATCCGCCATGCGCGCGGCGAGTTCAAGGCCGGCCGCCTCGACCGGCCCGCCTACCAGGCCGCGATGCGTGCCGAGATCGCACGCAGCGTGCGCGAGCAGGAAAAACTGGGCCTGGACGTGCTGGTGCATGGCGAGGCCGAGCGCAACGACATGGTCGAGTACTTCGGCGAACAGCTCGAAGGCTATGCGTTCAGCCAGTTCGGCTGGGTGCAGTCCTACGGCTCGCGCTGCGTCAAGCCGCCGATTCTGTTCGGCGACATCAGCCGCCAGAACAATGGAACAAAGGCCATGACCGTGGAATGGACCACCTACGCCCAGTCGCTCACGCACAAGCCCATGAAGGGCATGCTCACGGGGCCGGTGACGATGCTCAACTGGTCCTTCGTGCGCGACGACCAGCCGCGCTCGGCGTCGTGCCAACAGCTGGCGCTGGCCATTCGCGACGAGGTGCTGGACCTGGAGAAGGCCGGCATCAAGATCATTCAGATCGACGAGGCCGCGCTGCGCGAGGGCCTGCCGCTGCGACGCGCGCAATGGCAGCAATATCTGGACTGGGCCGTGGAGGCCTTCCGCATCAGCGCCAACGGCGTGCGCGACGAGACGCAGATCCACACCCACATGTGCTATTCGGAGTTCAACGACATCATCGCGTCGATCGCCGCCATGGATGCCGACGTAGTCACCATCGAGACCAGCCGCTCGGACATGGAGCTGCTCGACGCCTTCGAGCATTTCCAGTACCCCAACCAGATTGGCCCGGGCGTGTACGACATCCACTCGCCCAACATCCCGACGCAGGAGCACATCGTCCAGCTCATGAAAAAGGCGGCCGAGCGCATTCCCGCCGAGCGCCTCTGGATCAACCCCGACTGCGGCCTCAAGACGCGCCAATGGGACGAGGTGATTCCCGCGCTGGCGCACATGGTGCAGGCCGCGCGGGCGCTGCGCGCGGAGCTGGCCGCTCACTCCGAACCCCGATCCGTGGCCGAAGCGACGTGTTAG
- a CDS encoding Re/Si-specific NAD(P)(+) transhydrogenase subunit alpha: MQTNPSPQPQRIGVPREIFPLEKRVATVPDVVEKLIKLGFTVAVESGAGEAANFGDDAYRAAGAEIVDGAAALWASSDIVLKVRPPSSDEVALMREGGTLIDFIWPAQNPALMEQLAARKATVLAMDCLPRTLSRAQKMDALTSTAGVSGYRAVIEAANAFGRYFNGQITAAGKVPPAKVFIAGAGVAGLAAIGTAANLGAIVRANDTRAEVADQVKSLGGEFVKVDYEEEGSGGGGYAKVMSEGFQAAQREMYATEAKNADIIITTALIPGKPAPKLITAEMVQSMKPGSVIVDMAAEQGGNCELTVPGEAVVRHGVTIIGYTDLASRLAKQSSTLYATNLLRLMEELCKAKDGQALVNMEDDAIRGLTVIKDGAVTWPAPPLKQPPAPAPKAAAAPVAEKKSAHGAPAPMSATALTVVFAIGAVLFWLIGAYAPAAFLGHFTVFVLACFIGYMVVWNVTPALHTPLMSVTNAISSIIAIGALVQIAPPGAGADGRPDGLIQWLAFAALVLTAVNMFGGFAVTRRMLAMFRK, translated from the coding sequence ATGCAGACCAACCCCAGCCCGCAACCGCAGCGCATAGGCGTGCCGCGGGAAATCTTTCCGCTCGAAAAGCGCGTTGCCACCGTGCCCGACGTGGTGGAAAAGCTCATCAAGCTCGGCTTCACGGTGGCCGTGGAGTCGGGCGCCGGCGAGGCCGCGAACTTCGGCGATGACGCCTACCGTGCCGCCGGGGCCGAGATCGTCGATGGCGCAGCAGCCCTGTGGGCGTCCTCGGACATCGTGCTCAAGGTGCGTCCGCCCAGCAGTGACGAAGTGGCGCTGATGCGCGAAGGCGGCACGCTGATCGACTTCATCTGGCCCGCGCAGAACCCCGCGCTCATGGAGCAGCTCGCGGCCAGAAAGGCCACCGTGCTGGCCATGGACTGCCTGCCGCGCACGCTCTCGCGTGCGCAGAAGATGGATGCGCTTACCTCCACGGCGGGCGTCTCTGGCTACCGCGCGGTGATCGAGGCGGCCAACGCGTTCGGCCGCTACTTCAATGGGCAGATCACGGCGGCGGGCAAGGTGCCGCCGGCCAAGGTGTTCATCGCAGGGGCGGGCGTCGCGGGCCTGGCGGCCATCGGCACGGCGGCCAACCTGGGCGCCATCGTGCGCGCCAATGACACGCGCGCCGAGGTGGCCGACCAGGTCAAGTCGCTCGGCGGCGAGTTCGTCAAGGTGGACTACGAGGAAGAGGGCTCGGGCGGCGGCGGCTACGCCAAGGTGATGAGCGAAGGCTTTCAGGCCGCGCAGCGCGAGATGTACGCCACCGAGGCGAAGAACGCCGACATCATCATCACCACGGCGCTGATTCCGGGCAAGCCGGCTCCGAAGCTGATCACCGCCGAGATGGTGCAGAGCATGAAGCCCGGCAGCGTCATCGTCGACATGGCGGCCGAGCAGGGCGGCAACTGCGAGCTCACCGTGCCCGGTGAGGCCGTGGTGCGCCACGGCGTGACCATCATCGGCTACACCGATCTCGCCTCGCGCCTGGCCAAGCAGTCCTCCACGCTGTACGCGACCAACCTGCTGCGCCTGATGGAGGAGCTGTGCAAGGCCAAGGACGGCCAGGCCTTGGTGAACATGGAGGACGACGCCATCCGTGGCCTCACGGTGATCAAGGACGGCGCCGTCACCTGGCCCGCACCGCCATTGAAACAGCCCCCCGCGCCCGCGCCCAAGGCCGCGGCCGCGCCCGTGGCCGAGAAGAAATCCGCCCATGGCGCGCCCGCACCCATGTCGGCCACCGCGCTGACGGTGGTGTTTGCCATCGGCGCCGTGCTGTTCTGGCTCATCGGCGCCTATGCGCCGGCCGCCTTCCTCGGGCATTTCACGGTGTTCGTGCTCGCCTGCTTCATCGGCTACATGGTGGTGTGGAACGTCACCCCGGCGCTGCACACGCCGCTCATGAGCGTGACCAACGCCATCTCCAGCATCATCGCCATCGGCGCGCTGGTGCAGATCGCGCCGCCGGGGGCGGGCGCGGACGGTCGGCCCGACGGCCTGATCCAATGGCTGGCGTTTGCCGCCCTGGTGCTCACGGCCGTGAACATGTTCGGTGGCTTCGCGGTCACGCGCCGCATGCTGGCCATGTTCCGCAAATAA